A stretch of Flavobacterium sp. N2270 DNA encodes these proteins:
- a CDS encoding MBL fold metallo-hydrolase: MKIHFLGAAGTVTGSKFLVETDETSILIDCGLFQGIKMLRELNREPLAYKPENIDYVILTHGHLDHCGWLPKLVNDGFTGKIFCTAPTKEIARLIMYDSAKIQEEEAERANKEKYSKHEPAIPLYTVEDVNKVIPLFRVVEPDLDIKITDDIYFSFFYASHILGACSISLQVNNEILVFSGDVGQDDDVLLFPPIKPKKADYVFIESTYGNRLHPNNDPLFDLEMLINNTFQKKGNVVIPSFAVERVQTVMYLLWQLKKQDRIPNIPYIIDTPMGISVLKVFQENRKWHKLNFEECEEMCSMFTLISDYKDTIETIYDKQPKVIIAASGMITGGRVLSYLERYISKPENSVLLVGYQAEGTRGRKLLEGAKEIKMYGKYYEVNASVFLIEGLSAHGDQKDLLDWLSDLTEKPKKIFLVHGENMASDELRIKIQEKYNFDCVVPYLGQVIEI, translated from the coding sequence ATGAAAATTCATTTTTTAGGTGCTGCCGGAACTGTAACAGGTTCTAAATTTTTAGTAGAGACAGATGAAACTTCTATTTTAATAGATTGTGGATTGTTTCAAGGAATTAAAATGCTAAGAGAATTAAATAGAGAACCTTTAGCTTATAAACCAGAAAATATTGATTATGTTATTTTAACTCATGGTCATTTAGATCATTGCGGTTGGTTGCCTAAATTAGTAAATGATGGTTTTACGGGAAAAATATTTTGTACCGCACCTACAAAAGAAATTGCGAGGTTAATTATGTATGATAGTGCTAAAATTCAAGAAGAAGAAGCCGAACGTGCTAATAAAGAGAAGTATTCAAAGCACGAACCTGCAATTCCGCTTTATACGGTTGAAGATGTTAATAAAGTAATTCCGTTGTTTAGAGTTGTAGAACCTGATTTAGATATAAAAATAACTGATGATATTTATTTTTCATTTTTCTATGCTTCGCATATTTTAGGCGCTTGTTCAATTTCTTTACAAGTCAATAATGAAATATTAGTTTTTTCAGGAGATGTTGGTCAAGATGATGATGTGTTGCTATTTCCTCCAATAAAGCCTAAAAAAGCAGATTATGTTTTTATAGAAAGTACTTATGGAAATCGTTTGCATCCAAATAACGATCCTTTATTTGATTTAGAGATGTTAATTAATAATACATTTCAAAAGAAAGGAAATGTTGTAATTCCTAGTTTTGCCGTAGAACGAGTGCAAACAGTTATGTACTTACTTTGGCAACTTAAAAAACAAGACAGAATTCCTAATATTCCTTATATTATTGATACTCCAATGGGAATAAGTGTTTTGAAGGTTTTTCAAGAAAATAGAAAATGGCATAAGTTAAATTTTGAAGAATGTGAAGAAATGTGTAGTATGTTTACATTAATTTCTGATTATAAAGACACAATAGAAACCATTTATGATAAGCAACCTAAAGTTATTATCGCTGCTAGCGGAATGATAACTGGAGGGAGAGTTTTGTCTTATTTAGAAAGATATATCTCTAAACCTGAAAACTCAGTTTTATTAGTAGGTTATCAAGCAGAAGGAACGCGTGGAAGAAAATTATTAGAAGGTGCAAAAGAAATAAAAATGTATGGAAAATATTATGAGGTAAATGCTTCTGTATTTTTAATTGAAGGTTTATCTGCACATGGAGATCAAAAAGATCTTTTAGATTGGTTGAGTGATTTGACTGAAAAACCTAAAAAAATATTTTTAGTTCATGGAGAAAATATGGCTTCAGATGAGCTTCGTATTAAAATACAAGAAAAATATAATTTCGATTGTGTTGTACCTTATTTGGGTCAAGTTATTGAAATTTAG
- a CDS encoding TonB-dependent receptor, which produces MYKKIAVLLLFISSSLFAQNSEIKGTILDEDNIPLMGANVFWQGTSIGTTSDENGKFTLKTSPDTKNLLVSYIGFKTQKIEVTSSTSLQIKLVALTTLNEVTVSKTVKSTRNSYTSSINLQTMGQKELLKAACCNLSESFSTNPSIDVNFSDAVTGNKQIKMLGLTSPYILIAEENIPSVRGASQAYGLSFVPGTWVESIQITKGAGSVINGYESISGQINYEILKPATDIPFFVNIYGSTEGRFELNTHFNQKYSDKLSSTLFIHGNTRQVKNDMNNDGFLDNPIGKQVNILNRWQYNDAEKGIVSFLNVRYMKDDKQSGEVSFNPDEDKFTTNAWGSEINTEKIEISNKTGYVFPNMPYQSFGFQNSFQSHKQDSYFGLNQYNIHQKSYYSNLLFNSIISNTKNKFTTGINFSYDAYDEFVGLNFSKDFSRVDNSIGAFFEYTYDNLDNFSLVAGARVDNHNRLGTFVTPRLHIRYNPWENSVIRASAGRGKRAANIFAENQNLFASSRNFSILNTSGKLYGLNPEIAWNYGLSFSQTFKLFGKDSEIALDYYVTDFQNQAVVDIDNSPQQVLFYNLEGKSVANSFQAEFNIELIKHLNLKTAYKYYDVNTDYSVGNLQKALQAKNRFFANLAFQTHILDKGQQWKFDVTYNWLGEQRLPNTSTNLPQYQLGEYAPSFAVFNAQITRTFSSTFEIYAGGENIGNYKQDNAIVSADNPFGSSFDSSMIYGPTFGSMYYVGLRFKIK; this is translated from the coding sequence ATGTATAAAAAAATAGCAGTATTGCTACTCTTTATTTCATCATCATTGTTCGCACAAAATTCAGAAATTAAAGGAACAATTTTAGATGAAGATAATATTCCATTAATGGGAGCTAATGTCTTTTGGCAAGGAACTTCTATTGGAACAACTTCCGATGAAAACGGAAAGTTTACACTTAAAACATCACCAGATACAAAAAACTTATTGGTAAGTTATATAGGTTTTAAAACTCAAAAAATTGAAGTTACTTCTTCAACATCTTTACAAATAAAACTGGTTGCACTAACAACTTTAAATGAAGTTACAGTTTCTAAAACAGTTAAGAGTACAAGAAATTCTTATACTTCTTCTATCAATCTTCAAACGATGGGGCAAAAGGAACTATTGAAAGCCGCTTGTTGTAATTTGTCGGAAAGTTTTTCAACCAATCCTTCAATTGATGTTAATTTTTCTGATGCTGTTACAGGTAACAAACAAATTAAAATGTTAGGTTTAACAAGTCCTTATATTTTAATTGCCGAAGAAAACATTCCTTCTGTTCGTGGTGCATCACAAGCTTACGGATTGTCTTTTGTGCCAGGAACTTGGGTTGAAAGCATTCAAATTACCAAAGGTGCAGGAAGCGTAATTAATGGTTACGAAAGTATTTCGGGTCAAATTAATTATGAAATTCTAAAACCAGCAACAGATATTCCTTTTTTTGTAAATATTTATGGTTCTACCGAAGGAAGATTCGAATTGAATACGCATTTCAATCAAAAGTATTCAGATAAGTTAAGTTCTACTTTATTTATTCATGGAAATACTCGACAAGTAAAAAATGACATGAATAACGATGGTTTTTTGGATAACCCAATTGGAAAACAAGTTAATATTTTAAACCGTTGGCAATATAACGATGCAGAAAAAGGAATTGTAAGTTTCTTAAATGTGCGTTATATGAAAGACGATAAACAATCGGGTGAAGTTTCTTTTAATCCTGATGAAGATAAGTTTACTACAAATGCATGGGGAAGCGAAATTAATACCGAAAAAATTGAAATTTCAAATAAAACAGGTTATGTTTTTCCCAATATGCCTTATCAAAGTTTCGGATTTCAAAATTCATTTCAATCGCATAAACAAGATTCGTATTTTGGTTTAAACCAATACAATATTCATCAAAAAAGTTATTATTCTAACTTATTATTTAATTCAATAATTAGTAACACAAAAAATAAGTTCACTACCGGAATTAATTTTTCTTATGATGCTTATGACGAATTTGTAGGATTAAATTTTTCAAAAGATTTCTCAAGAGTTGATAACTCAATAGGAGCTTTTTTTGAATATACTTATGATAATTTAGATAACTTTAGTTTAGTTGCTGGAGCAAGAGTTGATAATCATAATCGGTTAGGAACTTTTGTAACGCCTCGTTTGCATATTAGATATAACCCATGGGAAAACTCAGTAATTAGAGCTTCGGCAGGAAGAGGGAAAAGAGCGGCGAATATTTTTGCCGAAAACCAAAACCTATTTGCGTCATCTCGTAATTTTTCAATCTTGAATACTAGTGGAAAACTATATGGATTAAATCCCGAAATTGCATGGAATTATGGTTTAAGTTTTTCTCAAACGTTTAAATTGTTTGGTAAAGATTCTGAAATTGCTTTAGATTATTATGTAACTGATTTCCAAAACCAAGCTGTTGTAGATATTGATAATAGTCCGCAACAAGTTTTGTTTTATAATTTAGAAGGGAAAAGTGTTGCCAACTCCTTTCAAGCAGAATTCAATATTGAATTAATTAAGCATTTAAATTTAAAAACAGCTTATAAATATTATGATGTTAATACTGATTATAGTGTTGGGAATCTTCAAAAAGCACTTCAGGCTAAAAATCGATTTTTTGCTAACTTAGCATTTCAAACACACATTTTAGATAAAGGGCAACAATGGAAATTTGATGTTACTTATAATTGGTTAGGAGAACAAAGATTGCCAAACACGTCAACTAATTTACCTCAGTATCAATTAGGTGAATATGCACCTTCCTTTGCAGTTTTCAACGCGCAAATAACAAGAACTTTTTCAAGCACATTTGAAATATATGCTGGCGGAGAAAATATTGGTAACTACAAACAAGATAATGCTATTGTAAGTGCAGATAATCCTTTTGGTTCTAGTTTTGATAGCAGCATGATTTATGGCCCAACTTTTGGTTCAATGTATTATGTAGGATTAAGATTTAAAATAAAATAA
- a CDS encoding YbcC family protein, with protein MNTSHSSFDEHHVLHHLTHYLPAQNPLKDFVHHNTLHAFQDRHFFDALQESSEIFGYKTYLSIADFRKRFHKNEISAPVLNHVITKNKGQENASVWLDKMLKKQYDESVSPRIGALRSNWKTQYAINLEKSTHSILFRVLCSYLDQGISMWSFPIHDKGFLSSIRELERTSFSGFFSNKRAKKLLQEKASITDLLKIVVGDERFYETYIFDQQFSHPGWSGMVATIESNPASLLDKKSITLEELIIFELLLEIDTLDKKFGENWAPLASRITDEPQDLFRAVAADEHFEVLSLWQQAFEWTLYDQVLAGIKEYKPNHEKVNASFQAFFCMDDRECSFRRHVEHLDKNAITFGTAAFFNFEFFYQPVDGKFFTKLCPAPMTPTFLVKEEHRKKKHAKDFHYHKRSHSLFYGWLISQTLGFSAAFKLFVNIFKPTMTPATTSSFKHLNKKSKLHIENKNVADRVDNLQVGFTVEEMANRVEGLLKSNGLVDNFAPIVYLVGHGATSVNNTHYAGYDCGACCGRPSSVNATVACFAINHPEVRKILAQRGIVIPAETQFLPALHDTTRDEITFYQEDSLSDNNKNLHQQNVIVFEEALLNNAKERSRRFDTIDTTQSLKKVHESIKRRSVSLFEPRPELNHATNAMCVVGRRSLSKHLFLDRRSFMNSYDYTIDPSGDYLSGILNAVAPVGGGINLEYYFSRVDNQKLGAGSKLPHNVMGLIGVANGIDGDLRPGLPSQMIEVHDPIRLLVIVEHFPEKVKYAITKNPATYEWFINEWVKLVVVHPETLALYHFQGGNFEIYDPIQHDVVHIDDELKLAEKTIDNLPIGVFN; from the coding sequence ATGAATACTTCTCATTCAAGTTTTGATGAACATCATGTTCTTCATCACTTAACCCATTATTTACCAGCACAAAATCCGTTGAAAGACTTTGTGCATCACAATACTTTGCATGCTTTTCAAGACAGACATTTTTTTGATGCTTTGCAAGAATCTTCTGAAATATTTGGCTATAAAACCTATTTGTCTATAGCGGATTTTAGAAAACGTTTTCATAAAAATGAAATTAGTGCTCCTGTTTTAAATCATGTTATAACTAAAAATAAAGGTCAAGAAAACGCTTCTGTTTGGTTAGATAAAATGCTTAAAAAACAGTATGACGAATCTGTAAGCCCAAGAATTGGTGCACTTCGTTCCAACTGGAAAACGCAATATGCAATTAATTTAGAAAAATCTACACACAGTATTTTATTTAGAGTGCTTTGTAGTTATTTAGATCAAGGAATTTCTATGTGGTCTTTTCCTATTCATGATAAAGGGTTTTTGTCTTCTATTCGTGAATTAGAACGCACTAGTTTTTCAGGTTTTTTTAGCAATAAAAGAGCAAAAAAATTACTTCAAGAAAAAGCATCTATTACAGATTTATTAAAAATTGTAGTTGGTGATGAACGTTTTTATGAAACTTATATTTTTGACCAACAATTTTCTCATCCAGGTTGGAGTGGAATGGTAGCAACAATAGAGAGTAATCCAGCTTCACTTTTAGATAAAAAATCAATTACTTTAGAAGAATTAATTATTTTCGAATTACTTCTTGAAATTGATACACTAGATAAAAAATTTGGTGAAAATTGGGCACCATTAGCTAGTAGAATTACTGATGAGCCTCAAGATTTATTTAGAGCTGTAGCTGCTGATGAGCATTTTGAAGTTTTGTCTTTATGGCAACAAGCTTTTGAGTGGACATTATATGATCAAGTTTTAGCTGGAATTAAGGAATATAAACCAAATCACGAGAAAGTAAATGCAAGTTTTCAAGCTTTCTTTTGTATGGATGACAGAGAATGTTCTTTTAGAAGACATGTTGAACATTTAGATAAAAATGCTATTACATTTGGAACGGCTGCTTTTTTTAATTTTGAATTCTTTTATCAACCTGTTGACGGAAAGTTTTTTACTAAACTTTGTCCTGCTCCAATGACGCCAACTTTTTTAGTCAAAGAAGAGCACAGAAAGAAAAAACACGCAAAAGATTTTCATTATCACAAACGTTCTCATTCTTTATTTTATGGATGGTTAATTTCTCAAACATTAGGCTTTTCTGCTGCTTTTAAGTTGTTTGTTAATATTTTTAAACCAACAATGACACCAGCAACAACATCGTCATTTAAACATTTAAATAAAAAATCTAAACTTCATATAGAAAATAAAAATGTTGCCGATAGAGTTGATAATTTACAAGTAGGTTTTACAGTTGAAGAAATGGCAAATAGAGTAGAAGGTTTGCTAAAAAGTAATGGTTTGGTAGATAATTTTGCTCCAATTGTATATTTAGTGGGTCATGGTGCAACAAGTGTAAATAATACACATTATGCGGGTTATGACTGTGGTGCATGTTGTGGAAGACCAAGTTCGGTTAATGCAACAGTGGCTTGTTTTGCAATCAATCACCCTGAAGTTAGAAAAATTTTGGCTCAAAGAGGAATTGTTATTCCAGCTGAAACACAATTTTTACCTGCTTTACATGATACTACTCGTGATGAAATTACTTTTTATCAAGAAGATTCTTTATCTGATAACAATAAAAATTTACACCAACAAAATGTAATTGTTTTTGAAGAAGCATTGTTGAATAATGCAAAAGAGCGTTCAAGAAGATTTGATACGATAGATACGACTCAGTCGCTTAAAAAAGTGCATGAAAGTATCAAAAGACGTTCGGTTTCGTTGTTTGAGCCTCGTCCAGAATTAAATCATGCAACAAATGCCATGTGTGTTGTAGGAAGAAGAAGTTTGTCCAAACATTTGTTTTTAGACAGACGTTCGTTTATGAATTCATATGATTATACTATTGATCCATCAGGTGATTATTTGTCTGGTATACTAAATGCTGTTGCACCAGTTGGTGGTGGAATTAATTTGGAATATTATTTTTCAAGAGTAGATAATCAAAAATTGGGTGCAGGAAGTAAATTGCCTCATAATGTAATGGGTTTAATTGGTGTTGCCAACGGAATTGATGGCGATTTAAGACCAGGTTTGCCAAGTCAAATGATTGAAGTGCATGATCCAATTCGCTTGTTAGTAATTGTAGAACATTTTCCTGAGAAAGTAAAATATGCTATTACAAAAAATCCTGCAACTTATGAATGGTTTATTAATGAATGGGTCAAATTGGTTGTGGTTCATCCAGAAACGTTAGCGTTATATCATTTTCAAGGTGGTAATTTTGAAATTTATGACCCAATTCAACATGATGTTGTTCATATTGATGACGAATTAAAATTAGCCGAAAAAACAATTGATAACCTTCCAATTGGAGTATTTAATTAA
- a CDS encoding exosortase F system-associated membrane protein, with translation MIKNKLSIFLIGLAFVLLASIRAFETKIFYDPFIAFYKSEYFHKSLPNFDSVKLFSNLLFRYSINSLLSIFIIYKLFSDKAILKIAVYLYVFISLILIISFFTYLYSENPDYMILFYIRRFLIQPVLLVLFIPAFYYQKNKINH, from the coding sequence ATGATTAAAAATAAGCTAAGTATATTTTTAATTGGTTTAGCATTTGTTTTATTAGCTAGTATAAGGGCTTTTGAAACTAAAATATTTTACGATCCCTTTATTGCATTTTATAAATCAGAGTATTTTCATAAGTCTTTGCCAAATTTTGATTCTGTTAAATTATTTTCAAATCTTTTATTTAGATATTCTATAAATTCTTTACTGTCTATATTTATAATTTATAAATTGTTTTCAGATAAGGCCATTTTAAAAATTGCAGTCTATTTGTATGTATTTATTAGTTTAATTTTAATCATTTCTTTTTTTACCTATTTGTATTCAGAGAATCCAGATTATATGATTCTATTTTACATAAGAAGGTTTTTAATACAACCTGTACTTTTGGTTTTGTTTATTCCTGCATTTTATTATCAAAAAAACAAAATAAATCACTAA
- a CDS encoding GAF domain-containing protein encodes MNSEAILQTVNTIVISDSTRDEKLLSICKLLNENIEYYNWVGFYFANHETKTLHLGPYVGAETDHTVIPFGKGICGQVAVSNENFVVPDVSAQDNYIACSFTVKSEIVVPLFVNGINIGQIDIDSHVINPFTEADELLLQSINQEVAKLF; translated from the coding sequence ATGAATTCAGAAGCAATATTACAAACTGTAAATACCATTGTTATTAGTGACTCTACAAGAGATGAGAAATTACTCAGTATTTGCAAACTATTAAACGAAAATATAGAATATTATAATTGGGTTGGTTTTTATTTTGCCAATCACGAAACTAAAACATTGCATTTAGGACCATATGTAGGAGCAGAAACTGACCATACAGTTATTCCATTTGGAAAAGGTATTTGCGGACAAGTAGCAGTTTCAAATGAAAACTTCGTCGTTCCAGATGTATCTGCACAAGATAATTATATTGCTTGTAGCTTCACGGTTAAGTCAGAAATTGTTGTGCCATTATTTGTAAATGGAATAAACATAGGTCAAATAGATATTGACTCTCATGTAATTAATCCATTTACCGAAGCTGACGAATTACTATTACAATCTATAAATCAAGAAGTTGCAAAATTATTTTAA
- the rpsO gene encoding 30S ribosomal protein S15 yields MYLTKEVKAEIFAKHGGKAENTGSAEGQIALFTHRISHLTEHLKRNRHDYNTERSLVLLVGKRRSLLDYLIKKDILRYRAIIKELNIRK; encoded by the coding sequence ATGTACTTAACTAAAGAAGTAAAAGCGGAAATTTTCGCTAAGCATGGTGGAAAAGCAGAAAACACAGGATCTGCTGAAGGACAAATCGCATTATTCACACACAGAATTTCACATTTAACAGAGCACTTAAAAAGAAATCGTCATGATTACAATACTGAGCGTTCATTAGTACTTTTAGTAGGTAAAAGAAGAAGTCTTCTTGATTACTTAATTAAGAAAGACATTTTGAGATATCGTGCGATAATCAAAGAATTAAACATCAGAAAATAA
- a CDS encoding heavy-metal-associated domain-containing protein, whose translation MKKIILVLLMSIVGIAAQAQEKSVKKSKNKEVIIKVSGNCEMCEKRIEKAAFSVKGVKSAEWHIDCQDIHVYIDENKCSKEDVAKAIASVGHDTSLVKAPDDVYEKMHSCCKYERLD comes from the coding sequence ATGAAAAAAATAATTTTAGTGTTGCTTATGTCAATTGTTGGAATAGCAGCTCAAGCACAAGAAAAAAGTGTAAAGAAAAGTAAAAATAAAGAAGTAATAATTAAGGTTTCTGGAAACTGTGAAATGTGTGAAAAACGTATTGAAAAAGCTGCATTTTCAGTTAAAGGTGTAAAAAGTGCTGAGTGGCATATTGATTGTCAAGACATACACGTTTATATCGACGAAAACAAATGTTCAAAAGAAGATGTAGCGAAAGCAATTGCAAGCGTAGGACATGATACGAGTTTAGTTAAGGCTCCTGACGATGTTTACGAAAAAATGCACAGTTGCTGCAAGTATGAGCGATTAGATTAA
- a CDS encoding restriction endonuclease → MKVRKFSGEIVNFNEEKLIKSMVSSGADVQTAKEILKEIQPQLYEGIPSKKIYKLAFQKLKTISKAHAARYGLKNGIMALGPAGFYFEKFISRLFELQGYTTVTNVFLEGKCTSHEMDVLIKKNDHVAMVECKFHGSQEVKTDVKIPMYILSRFNDLKTTKINHFSSNDFISKCWLVTNNKFTSEAIKFGECSGLSLLSWDYPIGNGLKDIVKQYRVYPITCLTTLTIAEKEVLLLQDVLTVYNLIHDKNSFAKLKLSQSRLKNVQKECNQLLNTQL, encoded by the coding sequence ATGAAAGTTAGAAAATTCTCGGGTGAAATAGTCAATTTTAATGAAGAAAAACTAATTAAATCAATGGTTTCTTCTGGAGCTGATGTTCAAACGGCAAAAGAAATACTAAAAGAAATTCAGCCTCAACTTTATGAAGGAATTCCTTCTAAGAAAATTTACAAACTAGCTTTTCAAAAACTTAAAACTATTTCCAAAGCTCATGCTGCCCGATACGGATTAAAAAATGGAATCATGGCGCTTGGTCCGGCTGGTTTTTATTTTGAAAAATTTATTTCAAGATTATTTGAACTTCAAGGTTATACAACTGTTACAAATGTTTTTTTAGAGGGAAAATGTACTTCGCATGAAATGGATGTTTTAATTAAAAAAAACGATCATGTAGCAATGGTTGAATGTAAATTTCATGGAAGCCAAGAAGTGAAGACTGATGTAAAAATTCCGATGTATATTTTATCAAGGTTTAACGACTTAAAAACAACCAAAATCAATCATTTCTCCTCAAATGATTTTATTTCTAAATGTTGGTTGGTTACCAATAATAAATTTACTTCCGAAGCAATTAAGTTTGGAGAATGTTCTGGTTTATCGCTCTTAAGTTGGGATTACCCAATAGGTAACGGATTAAAAGATATTGTAAAACAATATAGAGTTTATCCAATAACATGTCTAACAACTTTAACAATTGCAGAAAAAGAAGTGCTTTTGTTACAAGATGTTTTAACAGTTTATAATTTAATCCATGATAAAAATAGTTTTGCAAAATTAAAACTTAGTCAATCTAGGTTAAAAAACGTTCAAAAAGAATGTAATCAACTCTTAAATACACAATTATGA
- a CDS encoding HYC_CC_PP family protein encodes MQFRKSTTLFLAILILFSNLGLAINVHYCKDKIAGVSFTTQVEEICIEDVKSCCKVEKTHDSCCSNKIIKAQEKNDNFLSHYSKIDFNAVYFTQCKTVLPIKKNDFVSKKEIISFYCDSHAPPFYKLYCQLVLYA; translated from the coding sequence ATGCAATTTAGAAAAAGCACCACTTTATTTTTAGCTATATTAATCCTATTCTCAAATTTAGGATTGGCTATTAATGTGCATTATTGTAAAGATAAAATTGCAGGTGTTTCGTTTACAACTCAAGTTGAAGAAATTTGTATTGAAGATGTAAAATCTTGTTGTAAAGTTGAAAAAACACATGATTCTTGTTGTTCAAACAAAATAATTAAAGCACAAGAAAAGAATGATAATTTCTTGTCTCATTATTCTAAAATTGACTTTAATGCTGTTTATTTTACACAATGTAAAACAGTATTGCCAATTAAAAAGAATGATTTTGTTTCTAAAAAAGAAATCATTTCGTTTTATTGCGATTCACACGCGCCACCCTTTTACAAACTATATTGCCAATTAGTTTTATACGCTTAA
- the xrtF gene encoding exosortase family protein XrtF has protein sequence MLQHKLFFIFLIKFLLFYMVFTFIYRQYLNQYNPMLNEVDSISTLVAHNTNDFLLFLKQDSKLVNHEFEPSIKIFYKGKYVSRIIEGCNAVSVIILFAAFIFAFSSTIKKTFLYIILGVILIYVLNIVRIALLTYSLYYYPDYEELLHGTVFPLFIYGVVFLLWIGWVLKFSGNNRKDD, from the coding sequence TTGTTACAACATAAGCTTTTTTTTATATTCCTTATTAAGTTTTTACTTTTTTATATGGTTTTTACTTTTATTTATAGGCAATATTTAAACCAGTATAACCCTATGTTAAATGAGGTAGATTCAATTTCTACTTTAGTAGCTCATAATACAAATGATTTTTTACTTTTTTTAAAACAGGATAGTAAACTTGTTAATCATGAGTTTGAGCCTTCAATTAAAATATTTTATAAAGGTAAATATGTGTCTAGAATTATAGAAGGCTGTAATGCTGTTAGTGTAATAATTCTATTTGCAGCTTTTATTTTTGCCTTTTCAAGTACCATAAAAAAAACGTTTTTATATATTATTTTAGGAGTTATACTTATTTATGTTTTAAACATTGTCAGAATTGCACTTTTAACTTACTCTTTATATTATTATCCAGATTACGAGGAATTATTACACGGAACAGTATTTCCGTTATTCATATATGGTGTGGTTTTTTTATTGTGGATAGGGTGGGTTTTGAAATTTTCAGGAAACAATAGAAAAGATGATTAA